In a genomic window of Synechococcales cyanobacterium T60_A2020_003:
- a CDS encoding RNA-binding protein hfq, with product MSTEFDTGLPSTRLIQSLIKDGREVEIKLLTDDLLVGKVQWQDPNYLCLLDHYNQPTMVFRPAIAFIKPKA from the coding sequence ATGAGTACTGAATTTGATACCGGACTGCCCAGCACTCGCCTGATTCAATCTCTGATTAAAGATGGACGCGAGGTTGAAATTAAGCTCCTGACGGATGATTTACTCGTTGGCAAGGTGCAGTGGCAAGATCCAAATTATCTATGCCTGCTTGATCACTACAATCAGCCCACGATGGTCTTTCGACCTGCGATCGCCTTTATCAAGCCCAAAGCCTAG